The Porphyrobacter sp. LM 6 sequence TAGAGCAGGTTGCGGCGCTTGGCTTCGGCCGGCACCACCTTGGGCACGCCGTGGGCGCTGAACACCACCGGGGCATCATCGGGCACTTCGTCGAGTTCCTTGACGAAGATCGCGCCCTTGGCCTTCAGCCCTTCGACAACATATTTGTTGTGGACGATCTCGTGCCGGACATAGACCGGTGAGCCATAGCGTTCGAGCGCCTTCTCGACGATCTCGATCGCGCGGTCGACCCCGGCGCAGAAGCCGCGCGGGGCAGCGATCAGCAGATTGAGCGGCGGGCGCTCGGCAGCGGGGGCATCGGATGCGGGAAAGGGCGCGTTCATATTGCTCCCTCTAGCGCTTTGTGCCCGTCCTCGCTAGGGCGCACGGGATCGTAAATTCGAGGACGGCCTTAATGATGCTTCGCGCACGCGCCCTTTTTGCTCTGACCGCTGTGGCGGCTCTGTCTGCCTGTTCGCAGAAGGGCGAGCTCGTGATCGATCAGGGCGTCGGCATCGCCAGCGTGCTGACGCTGTGTCCGGCGGTGGGGATTCCCGATTACACCGGCGATGTCACCACCTTCCGCGTTCCCGGCGATACCACTGCGGCGAACATCGATGTGAGCGCGGCGATGACCGATCTGCGCGCCTCCTGCAACGATACCGCCGAACAGGTCTATTCCGAGGCGACCTTCACCGTGAACGCGCGCCGCACCGATACGCGCGGGGCGCGGACGGTTGAGCTGCCTTATTTCATCACGGTGCTGCGCGGCGGCAGTGCGGTCGTCGCCAAGCGCATCGGCACCGTCACGCTGACCTTTGCCGACGGGCAGGATCGCGCAACCGCGACCGGCAAGGCGGGCAGCTTCGTCAACCGCGCCGATGCCGCGCTGCCCGAGGATATTCGCGAGAAGATCACCAAGCGACGACGCGCCGGCGATGCCGAGGCCGCGCTCGATCCGCTGGCCGATCCGGAAGTGAAGGCGGCAATCGCCCGCACCCGGTTCGAAATGCTGGTCGGCTTCCAGCTGACCGAGGACCAGCTGAAGTATAACGTGACGCGTTGACGATTGCGGGGGCGCCTCCGCACCCCCGTCCTCGGTGCTGTTCCTCCGCTGCGCTCCGGGCACCTGCGGCTCGCGCGCGTGCGCTCGCGACGCCTTTGGCGTCGAGGGGTGATTTCAGTCTAACGTCGTCCCGGACTTGACCCGGGACCCCGCTTCCTTTCTTGCACGCGCGATACACCGCGCCTGACGCACGAGATAACCATGACCAAGCCCAAGACCCTTTATGCGGCCTATGCCGCGCTGACCGAAACCGTGCTGACCGATCTGGTCGGCGAAGGCGTGCTGCCTGCGGGCACCTCCTTTGCCAACGTCACGCTCGAACCGCCGCGCGATGCCTCGCACGGCGACCTGGCGACCAATGCCGCGATGGTGCTGGCCAAGGGCGCCGGGATGAACCCGCGTGCGCTGGCCGAGGCGATTGTCGCCAAGCTCGCCGCGCATCCCGCGATCACCAGTGCCGACATCGCCGGCCCCGGCTTCATCAACCTGCGGCTCGCCCCGCAGGCATGGCTGGACGAGCTGGCCGCGATCGCCAGCCTCGCCGCAGATTATGGCCGTTCGGGCATGGGCGAGGGCCGCATGGTCAATGTCGAATATGTCTCGGCCAACCCCACTGGCCCGATGCACATGGGCCATTGCCGCGGCGCGGTGGTGGGCGATGCGCTCGCCGGGCTGCTCGAATTCGCCGGCCACCGCGTCACCAAGGAATACTACGTCAACGATGCCGGCGCGCAGGTCGATGTTCTCGCCCGCTCAGTGCACATGCGGTATCGCGAGGCGCTGGGCGAAGAGATCACGATCCCCGAGGGCCTGTATCCCGGCGATTACCTCGTCCCCGTGGGCAAGGCGCTCGCGGCCGAGTTCGGTGACCAATATGCCGCCGCGCCCGAGAGCGACTGGCTGATCCTGTTCCGCACCCGCGCGGTCGCGGCGATGATGGACATGATCCGCGAGGATCTGGCGACGCTCGGCATCAAGCACGACCTGTTCTCTTCCGAGGCAGAATTGCAGGCCTCGGGCAAGGTCGATGCGGCCGAGAAGTGGCTGCGCGACCATGATCTCGTTTATGACGGCGTGCTCGAAGCCCCCAAGGGCAAGGCCCCGCCCGAAGACTGGGAGCCGGTCTCGCTGCCGCTGTTCCGTTCGACCAAGTTCGGGGACGATCAGGATCGCCCGATCAAGAAATCGAACGGGGCGTGGACCTATTTCGGCGCGGACTTGGCCTACCACTTCCAGAAGGCGCAGGATGCCGATGCTCTCGTCGATATCTGGGGTGCTGACCATGCGGGAACGGTCAAGCGGATCAAGGCGGCGGTTGCTGCGCTGACCAGCGCGGACGGTGCTGCGCCCAAGCCGTTCGAGGTCAAGCTGGTCCAGATGGTGCAGCTGATGAAGGGCGGCCAGCCGTTCAAGATGTCGAAGCGGGCGGGTAACTTCGTGACGCTGGCCGACGTCGTCGAGATGGTCGGAAAGGACGTGGTGCGCTTCACCATGCTCACCCGCAAGCCCGACGCCCAGATGGACTTCGATTTCGACAAGGTGGTCGAAGCCTCGAAGGACAATCCGGTGTTCTATGTGCAATATGCCCACGCCCGGATCCGTTCGACCCTGCGGAAGGCCGCCGAGGCGGGGTTTGCGCCGTCTGATGCCAACCTCGATCTGCTGGGCGCGGAGGAGCTGGCGCTGGTCGCCCGTGCCGCGCAGTTCCCGCGCGAAATCGAGGCGGCAGCCCGCGCGCGCGAACCGCACCGGATTGCCTTCTACCTCTATGACCTTGCGGCCGATCTCCATTCCTTCTGGAACCTGGGTAATGACCGCGTGGAAAAGCGCTTCATCGTGGAACAGGATGCCAGCCTGACTGCGGCAAGGCTTTTCCTTGCCCAAGCAATCGGGCAAGTCATCCGAAACGGTCTCGGCGTGCTCGGCGTCGAGGCGGTCGAAAGCATGTAAGACAGCCGGGGGGCACGGGGTTTCGTGATGATCGATGCCGAATACGAGGAACTGGACGGCGGGAACGACGAGCTTGATCTCGCCGCGACCGACAGCCTGCCGTGGCTCGAATCCGATGAGGAAGACGAGGATGCGGGCGGGCTCGATACGTCGCAGATCCTCGGCTTCGCCGTCGTGCTGCTGGTGCTGCTCGGCGCGGTTGTGGGCGGTGTCTGGGTCATTTCGAACCAGAATATCGGGACCGAGGTGGTCGCCGATGGCTCTGTGATCGAGGCGCCGGCCGGCCCGATCAAGCAACGCCCCGATGATCCGGGGGGCAAGGAATTCGCCGGCACCGGTAACCTCGCGCCTGTGGTTGGCGAGGGCGGCAAGCGCGATGCCGTGGTTGCAAGCAAGGATCCCGCGCCCGCCGCGACCCCGACAGTGCCGTCGCCCAAGCTTGTCCCCGTCACCGCGCCCAGCGCTTCGCCGAGTGCGGCAGCGGCAAATGTTCCGGGCGTGGGCGTGCAGCTTGCCGCCTATGGCACCCGCGCCCGCGCCGAACAGGGCTGGGCCGAGGTCACCCGTCGCACCGACGTGCTCACCGGGGTCAAATACCGCGTGGTCGAGGGCAAGGTCGATATCGGCACTGTCTATCGCTTGCAGGCCGTGGCTCCGAGCCGCGCCGAGGCCGAGCGCCTTTGCGCCGCGCTCAAGGCCGACGGGGTCGATTGCCAGATCAAGTAAGGGGTTTTTCCCCGTTCTTGACCTGCTCTCGCCCTTGCCTGTCCTCGGTCAGAGTGCGACCTTGCCAGGATGACTCCGGCGATCTTCGGCCTCAGCGGCCCGCAATTGACGGCTGACGAGCGCGCGTTCTTCCGCGCGGCTGACCCGGCGGGCTATATCCTGTTCGGGCGCAATTGCGTCGATCCCGAGCAACTGCGCGCGCTGACCGACGATTTGCGGAGTATCCACGGGCGTGATCGGTTGCTGGTGTCGATTGATCAGGAAGGCGGCCGCGTCGCCCGTCTGCGTCCGCCGCACTGGTCGCCTTACCCCTGCGGCGATGCCTTCGCGCAGCTTTACGACATCGCCCCCGCCAGCGCGATTGAGGCCGCGCGCGCCAGTGCCACTGCAATGGCGCTGGAGCTGTCGGCGATGGGGATCACGGTCGATTACCACCCGCCGCTCGATCTCAGGGTGCCGGGGGCGCACGACGTGATCGGCGACCGCGCACTGGGCGCCGATCCGGTGCAGGTTGCGAGCCTCGGCCGCGCAATCCTCGAAGGGTTGGCGGCAGGCGGCGTGGCGGGCTGCATCAAGCATATGCCCGGCCACGGCCGCACCGACGTTGATACCCACAAGGCGCTACCCACCGTCACCGCCAGCGCCGAAGAGCTGGAGGACGATCTCGTCCCGTTCCGCACGCTCAATCATGCGCCCATCGGGATGACCGGGCATCTGGTGTTCACCGCCTGGGATGCCGAGAACCCGGCGACGCTGTCGGAAACTGTGATCCGCGATATCATCCGCGGCAGCATCGGCTTTGATGGTCTGCTGCTGACCGACGATATCGACATGGAGGCGCTGGGCGGCACCATCCCCGAACGCGCCGCGCGGGCGTATGAGGCTGGGTGCGACATCATCCTCAACTGCTGGGCGAAGATGCACGATATGGAGGGCATCTGTGAAGTGCTCCCCGAAATGTCCGATGCCACTGCCGCGCGGCTCGACCGGGCGCTGGCCGGTACCCGCATTGCTCCCGCGATCGCGCCTGAACAGCGCGAGCTGCTGGCCAAGCGCGATGCGCTGCTGGCGCTGACGGGAGCGGCGGCATGAACGCGGTTCTGGATGGGGGCGAGGTGCCCTTCATGTTCCCGCCGGAGACCGGCAAGCCCGATGCCGATGCGCTCTACCTTGAGCTCGACGGCTGGGAAGGCCCGCTCGACCTGCTGCTTGATCTGGCGCGGCGGCAGAAGGTTGACCTGCGGCAGATCTCGATCCTCGCGCTGGTCGACCAGTATCTCACCTATATCGAGCGGGCGGGCGCGCTGAAGCTGGAGCTGGCCGCCGATTACCTCGTGATGGCGGCGTGGCTCGCCTATCTCAAATCGGCGATGCTGCTGCCCAAGGAGGAGCAGGAAGACCCCTCGCCCGAAGAACTCGCGCTGCGGCTGCAACTGCGGCTGCAACGCCTGGGCGCGATGCGCGAGGCCGCCGCGCGGCTGATGGGGCGTGACCGGATAGGGCGCGACGTGTTTCTGCGGGGCGCGCCCGAAGGTCTCAGAACCGATCGCAAGATCGTCTGGCGCAGCGATATGTTCGCGCTGATCCAGGCCTATGGGCAGGTCAAGGCGCGCACAGCGCCGCGTATCTACCACATCGCCAACCGTCCCGTGATGACGCTCGATTCCGCGCTGGAGCGGGTCTCGGCGATGCTCGGCGTGACGCTTGACTGGATGGATATCCGTGACTTCCTGCCGCCCCATGCCTCGCCCGAATTGCGCCGTTCGGCGCTGGCATCGAGCTTCGTCGCGGCGCTCGAACTGACCAAACGCGGCAAGGCCGAACTTGAACAGGACGGTGCCTTCGCCCCCTTGCGCATCCGCCGTCTCAAGGAGGGCGCGGCGGCATGAACGAGAACGCACCCGGCACACTGGAACGCGCGGTCGAAGCGACGTTGTTCGCTTCGGAAGAACCGCTGAGCGTCGAGGCGCTCGCGGCCCATCTCGGCGGGCTGGAACCGGCGGACGTGCGCGAGGCGCTGGGGCAGCTCGAAGCCGCCTATCGCCAGCGCGGGGTGCAACTGGTCGAGCGCGGCGGTCGCTGGCACTTCGAGACCGCGCCTGATCTGGCCCATCTGCTGCGCCGCGAGAAGGAACAGGTGCGCCGCCTCAGCCGCGCCGCGACCGAGGTCCTCGCGATCATCGCCTATCACGAGCCTGTCAGCCGGGCGGAGATTGAATCGATCCGCGGGGTGCAGACCAGCGCGGGTACGCTCGACGTGCTGCTTGAAGCGGGGTGGATCCGGCTCGCCGGCCGCCGCGAGGTGCCGGGCCGCCCGGTGATTTACGCCACCACGCCCGAATTCCTCGACCACTTCGGCCTTGCCAGCCGCCGTGACCTCCCGGGCATCGACGAATTGCGCGCCGCAGGTCTGCTCGATCCGGTCGACGAGGCGATGGAGGCGGCGATGCAGTTCGAAGCTGACGAGGTCGACGAGAGCGACGCAAATTTGGCGGACTGACTCGCATTTCCCGAAGGCTTGCCCTAAATGGAGCGTTATGAGCAGCCGGGGTGCGCCCCGGCCAATCGGAGCGGCCATTCCCCCGCCGCCGTTCAGGAGTTGAGACATGGGTAGCTTTTCGATCTGGCACTGGCTGATTGTGCTGGTGATCGTGCTGGTGCTGTTCGGCCGCGGCCGTATCTCCGAGATGATGGGCGATTTCGGCAAGGGCATTTCGAGCTTCAAGAAGGGCCTCAACGAGACCGAGGAAACCGCCGCCAAGGCCGCTCGGATCGAACCGCCTGCGCCCACGCCGAGCGAAACCGCCCCTACGGCCGACAAGACCGACACCACCGGCGCTTGAGCGCCCGGTCAAGGAGGCGGCACGGCCGCACCGCGCCATGTTCGATATCGGTGCTTCCGAACTGCTGGTCATCCTGATCGTCGCGGTCGTCGTGATCGGGCCGAAGGACCTGCCGCTCGCCATGCGCACCGCCGGACGCTGGATCGGCAAGATGCGGCGGATGTCGGCGCATTTCCGTTCGGGCATCGACGCGATGGTGCGCGAGGCCGAGCTGGAGGAAATGGAAAAGAAGTGGAAGGCGCAGAACGAGGAAATCATGCGCCGTTCCGCTGCTTTGACGGAAGCCGAAGCGGGCGCTCCGGTGATGACCGGCCCGCCCCCCGTGGCAGCGCCGGTACCGCCGCCGGTTGACGCGCCGCCGCCGCTTGACACCCCGCCACCAGCCGAAACACCGCCCGCCGATCCTGCGCCGAAGGGGGCAGGCGATGTTTGAGGTCAAGGATCTCGACGAGACGCGCGCGCCGCTGCTCGACCACCTGATCGAGCTGCGCACCCGCATCATCCGTGCCTTGCTGGCGCTCGGTGTGGGCTTTGCGATTTGCCTCTATTTCTCGGACGAAATTCTCGGCCTGCTGATCTTTCCGCTCAAGCAGGCTTTCCCCAACGGGCAGGGCCAGCTGATCTTCACCAAGCTGCCAGAAGTGTTCTTCGTCGAACTGAAAGTGGCGCTGTTCGCCGGGTTCATGGTGAGTTTTCCGGTCATCGCCAACCAGCTCTGGGCCTTTGTCGCGCCGGGGCTCTATGCGCGCGAGAAGAAAGCCTTCCTGCCGTTCCTGTTCGCAACGCCGGTGCTGTTTGGCGCGGGCGCATCGCTGGCCTATTTCGTGGTCATGCCGACCGCGTTCCGGTTCTTCCTCGGCTTTGGCGGCGAGGCGGGCGGGCTCAAGGTCGAGGCGCTGCCGAGCGCGGGGGAATACCTCAGTCTCGTAATGCAGTTCATTCTCGGCTTCGGGATCACATTCCTTTTGCCGGTGCTGCTGTTGCTGCTCCACCGCGCCGGGATCGTCACCCGCGCGCAGATGGTGGCGGCGCGGCGCTATGTGATCGTGGTGATCTTCGTCATCGCGGCGATCGTAACCCCGCCCGATCCCGGCTCGCAGATCATTCTCGCACTGCCGCTGTGCCTGCTGTTTGAAGCCTCGCTGTTCCTGATGCGCTGGCAGGAAAAGGCGGTCGCCGCCGACAAGGCCGCGCGCGAAGCCGAGGAAGCGGCGGAGAAGGCGGCAGCGGAGTAGTTACTCCGCGCCTTTGACCTTCACCCCGCCGATCCACACTTCATGTATCTGCGTCTGGCGGATCGCGTCGGGCGAGGCGAACAGCGGGTCCCGGTCAACCAGCAGGAAGTCCGCCCGCTCGCCCGGGATCAGCCGGCCGAAGCGGCCCTCGGCAAATCCGGCATAGGCAGCATCGGAGGTGAACCCGGCGAGCGCGGCTTCGCGGCTCACGCTCTCCTCCGGGAACCACCCGCCAAAGGGCTGGCCGCTCGCATCGGTGCGGCTGATCGCGGCGGCCATGCCGGCCCAGGGATCGGCAGGTTCCACCGGCGCGTCGGAACCGAACGCCAGTCGACCGCCCACGCTCATCACAGAGCGCCACGGATAGGCGCCCTTGAGCCGGTCCGGCCCGAGCCGCGCTTCGGCCATGAGCCGGTCGGACGTCTGGTGCAGCGGCTGCATCGAGGCGATCACCCCGTGCTGGCCGAGGCGCGGCAGGTCTGCCGGATCGACGATCTGCGCGTGTTCGATCCGCCAGCGGCGGTCGCCCTCGTAGCTCGCCGACAATTCCTCGATAGCCCCTAGCACTTCGGCATTGGCGGCATCGCCGATCGCGTGAACGGCAGTCTGGAAATTGTCCATCGCCGCACGGCTCATCAGGTTGCGGAGCTGGGTCGGCGAGAGCAGCGGCAACCCGCGTGTGCCGTGCTCGTCGGCGTAGGGCTGTTTGAGGCTGGCCC is a genomic window containing:
- the argS gene encoding arginine--tRNA ligase: MTKPKTLYAAYAALTETVLTDLVGEGVLPAGTSFANVTLEPPRDASHGDLATNAAMVLAKGAGMNPRALAEAIVAKLAAHPAITSADIAGPGFINLRLAPQAWLDELAAIASLAADYGRSGMGEGRMVNVEYVSANPTGPMHMGHCRGAVVGDALAGLLEFAGHRVTKEYYVNDAGAQVDVLARSVHMRYREALGEEITIPEGLYPGDYLVPVGKALAAEFGDQYAAAPESDWLILFRTRAVAAMMDMIREDLATLGIKHDLFSSEAELQASGKVDAAEKWLRDHDLVYDGVLEAPKGKAPPEDWEPVSLPLFRSTKFGDDQDRPIKKSNGAWTYFGADLAYHFQKAQDADALVDIWGADHAGTVKRIKAAVAALTSADGAAPKPFEVKLVQMVQLMKGGQPFKMSKRAGNFVTLADVVEMVGKDVVRFTMLTRKPDAQMDFDFDKVVEASKDNPVFYVQYAHARIRSTLRKAAEAGFAPSDANLDLLGAEELALVARAAQFPREIEAAARAREPHRIAFYLYDLAADLHSFWNLGNDRVEKRFIVEQDASLTAARLFLAQAIGQVIRNGLGVLGVEAVESM
- a CDS encoding SPOR domain-containing protein; this translates as MIDAEYEELDGGNDELDLAATDSLPWLESDEEDEDAGGLDTSQILGFAVVLLVLLGAVVGGVWVISNQNIGTEVVADGSVIEAPAGPIKQRPDDPGGKEFAGTGNLAPVVGEGGKRDAVVASKDPAPAATPTVPSPKLVPVTAPSASPSAAAANVPGVGVQLAAYGTRARAEQGWAEVTRRTDVLTGVKYRVVEGKVDIGTVYRLQAVAPSRAEAERLCAALKADGVDCQIK
- the nagZ gene encoding beta-N-acetylhexosaminidase, which produces MTPAIFGLSGPQLTADERAFFRAADPAGYILFGRNCVDPEQLRALTDDLRSIHGRDRLLVSIDQEGGRVARLRPPHWSPYPCGDAFAQLYDIAPASAIEAARASATAMALELSAMGITVDYHPPLDLRVPGAHDVIGDRALGADPVQVASLGRAILEGLAAGGVAGCIKHMPGHGRTDVDTHKALPTVTASAEELEDDLVPFRTLNHAPIGMTGHLVFTAWDAENPATLSETVIRDIIRGSIGFDGLLLTDDIDMEALGGTIPERAARAYEAGCDIILNCWAKMHDMEGICEVLPEMSDATAARLDRALAGTRIAPAIAPEQRELLAKRDALLALTGAAA
- a CDS encoding segregation and condensation protein A, with product MFPPETGKPDADALYLELDGWEGPLDLLLDLARRQKVDLRQISILALVDQYLTYIERAGALKLELAADYLVMAAWLAYLKSAMLLPKEEQEDPSPEELALRLQLRLQRLGAMREAAARLMGRDRIGRDVFLRGAPEGLRTDRKIVWRSDMFALIQAYGQVKARTAPRIYHIANRPVMTLDSALERVSAMLGVTLDWMDIRDFLPPHASPELRRSALASSFVAALELTKRGKAELEQDGAFAPLRIRRLKEGAAA
- the scpB gene encoding SMC-Scp complex subunit ScpB, with product MNENAPGTLERAVEATLFASEEPLSVEALAAHLGGLEPADVREALGQLEAAYRQRGVQLVERGGRWHFETAPDLAHLLRREKEQVRRLSRAATEVLAIIAYHEPVSRAEIESIRGVQTSAGTLDVLLEAGWIRLAGRREVPGRPVIYATTPEFLDHFGLASRRDLPGIDELRAAGLLDPVDEAMEAAMQFEADEVDESDANLAD
- a CDS encoding twin-arginine translocase TatA/TatE family subunit, whose protein sequence is MGSFSIWHWLIVLVIVLVLFGRGRISEMMGDFGKGISSFKKGLNETEETAAKAARIEPPAPTPSETAPTADKTDTTGA
- the tatB gene encoding Sec-independent protein translocase protein TatB yields the protein MFDIGASELLVILIVAVVVIGPKDLPLAMRTAGRWIGKMRRMSAHFRSGIDAMVREAELEEMEKKWKAQNEEIMRRSAALTEAEAGAPVMTGPPPVAAPVPPPVDAPPPLDTPPPAETPPADPAPKGAGDV
- the tatC gene encoding twin-arginine translocase subunit TatC, producing MFEVKDLDETRAPLLDHLIELRTRIIRALLALGVGFAICLYFSDEILGLLIFPLKQAFPNGQGQLIFTKLPEVFFVELKVALFAGFMVSFPVIANQLWAFVAPGLYAREKKAFLPFLFATPVLFGAGASLAYFVVMPTAFRFFLGFGGEAGGLKVEALPSAGEYLSLVMQFILGFGITFLLPVLLLLLHRAGIVTRAQMVAARRYVIVVIFVIAAIVTPPDPGSQIILALPLCLLFEASLFLMRWQEKAVAADKAAREAEEAAEKAAAE